Sequence from the Aromatoleum petrolei genome:
TCCTCCTCCTGGCGGCCCTGCACGCGGTCGTCGAACGCCACCGTGCCTTGCGCGCGCACGCGCCACGCATGGGCGCTGCGCCCGGGCGGCAGGCCGGTGCGGCAGGTGCCGGGATAAATGCGCGAGCCGTCGCGCGCAAGCGCAGAGTCGGCCATCTCGCGGCGCGTGCAGGCGCAGGGGAAGACGTGGCCCGCGACCCTGAGCTGTTCGAACGCCGTGCGGTAGGCGTCCAGCCGCCGGCTCTGCCACACGATCTCTCCGTCCCATTCGAAGCCGAAGCGTGCCAGCGTTGCGATGATGGCGTCGGCGGCGCCGGGCACCGTGCGCGGAGCATCGACGTCCTCGATTCGCAGCAGCCAGCGGCCTGCGCGGCTGCGCGCCTCCAGGAAGCTGCCGATCGCGGCGACGAGCGAGCCGAAATGCAGCGGTCCGGTCGGGGAGGGCGCGAAGCGGCCGATGTACGGTGGTGGAGCGGGAGGCATGGGGCGGTGGACGGCGCGGTCGCGGTGCGGTCGCAGGGGCGCAAGCCGCGCATGATAACATTGCGCGCCCCGGCGACCTGCGCCCTGCCGGCGCTCGCGGTTCCCATACATGCTTCCCTGAAAAGGCTTCCGCCCCGAACCATCGTGACGCCCGATTCCCGAAACCTGTACGGCTTCTACCTGCTGCTGGGCGTGGTGTATCTGGGCGGCCTGTGCGTGCCGCTGATGAACAACGATTCGGCGCACCATGCGACGATCGCGCTGCACATGCACCTCACGGGCGACTATGCGTCGCTCGTGACCCAGGGCGAACCCTACCTGGACAAGCCGCACCTGCTGTTCTGGCTCGCGGCCGGCGCCTACAAGCTGTTGGGCGTGACCACGTTCGCGTTCAAGCTGCCCTCGCTGCTGTTCAGTGCACTGGCCGTCTATGCGACCTACGGCCTCGGGCGGGTGCTGTATTCGCGCGAGGTGGGACGGGTCGCGGCGCTGGTCCTCGCCAGTTCGCTCGCCTTCATCCTCGCGAATAACGACGTGCGCATGGACGCGGTGCTCACGGGGGCGATCGCGTTCTCGATCTGGCAGCTCGCGGAGTTCGCGCACTACCGTCGTTGGCGCAATCTCGTGCTCGCCGCATTGGGCCTCGCGCTGGGTTTCGCGACCAAGGGGATGATCGGCGTGGCGATGCCGGCGATTGCGATCTTCGTGCATCTGCTGTACCGCCGCGACTGGCGCGGGCTCTTCGATCCGCGCTGGCTCGCGCTCGCGCTGCTCACGCTGGCGCTCGCGGCGCCGGTGCTGTGGTCCTACCATCGACAGTTCGGCATCGACGGGGTGAAGTTCATCCTGTGGTCGCAGAACTTCGAGCGCCTGTCCGGTGGCCGCTTCGGCACGGCCGGAGGGAGCGATCCGCTGTTCTTCTTCCACACCTTCCTGTGGGCCTTCCTGCCATGGTGCCTGCTCGGCGCGGCGGCGGTGTGGGCGCGGGGGCGCGAACTGGTCGCGGCGCGGCTGCGGCCGGTGCCCGGGCAGGAGATGCTGACGCTGGGCACGATCGCGGTGATGTTCGGCATCATCTCCAGCTCGGGCTTCAAGCTGCCGCACTACCTCAACATCTTGCTGCCGCTGTTCTCCGTCCTGCTCGCCTCCTGGTTGGTGCCGCGCATGCGGGCGCGGGCCCCGCGCGGCGCAAAGCTGGCGCAATGGCTGGTGTGGGGCCTGATGGGGGCGCTGGCGCTCGCGCTCAATGGCTGGGCCTTTCCGCTCGACCGACCCGCCGTCGCGGCGGGCGCCGTGGTGCTGGCATTCGCCGGGACGGTTCTCGCGCGCCGGGCGCAGGGCATGGCGCGGGTGGTGCTCGTTTCGGTCGTGGTGGCGGCGATGTTCAATTTCCTGCAGAACTTCAACGTCTATCCGCAGCTGCTGCGCTACCAGGCAGGGAACAATCTGGCGCAGGCCTTGCAGGTGCGCGGCATCGACACCCGGGGGGTGAGGCATCTCGACGCGCGGGCGAACAGTTTCGATTTCTACACCGGCCAGCTCACCCGGCCGGTGACGCTGGATGAGTTGAAGGCGGCCCGCGAGCCGGTGCTGGTCTATGCGGCCGAGGGCGGACGCAAGGCGATCGAGGAGGCCGGCCTGCGGGTCGAGGTGCTGGCTGAGAACCCTGAGTTCCGCGTCACGCGGCTCAATATCCGCTTTCTCGACCCGGACCGGCGCGAGCAGACCTTGTCGCGCCATTACGTGCTGCGTGTTACGGGGGAAGGGCAGCAATGAATCGGAATGCATCGCGCGGGCTGCGCGCGCTGGCCTGCGCAGCGATCGCCGGCGTGAGCCTGTGGGCGGCGTGGCCGGGTTTTCAGACCGCACCGGCGGCGGCCTTCGTCGTGCCGGCGACACCGTCGCGGAGCGGCGAGGGGGACGTGCCGCAGCTCGCGAGCTTCGTCGTGAATGCGGCCGAGCCGGCACGCGTGCACGCCGCCTCGATCGCCGCGCTACCCGACGGGCGGCTGTTTTCGACCTGGTTCGGCGGTTCGCGCGAGGGCGCGACCGACGTGAAGATCCATGGCGCCTTCTTCGATCCGGCGGCAGGGCGCTGGGGCGAGCAGCTCACGATCGCGACACCGGAACAGACCACGCGCGATCTCGGCCGCCTCGTGCGCAAGATGGGCAACCCCGTCGCCTTCATGGTGCCATCGGGCGAGCTGTGGGTCGCGTATGTGAGCGTGACCCTGGGCGGCTGGGCGACCAGCCACCTCAACCTGATCCGTTCATCCGACCTGGGCCGGACCTGGACGCCGGCGACGCGACTGGTCGCCTCGCCTTTCCTGAATCTCAGTACGCTCGCGAAGGGCGCCCCGGTGTTCTTCGCCGACGGCGACATCGGCCTGCCGGTGTATCACGAGATGGCCGGCAAGTTCGGCGAGCTGCTGGTGCTGACGCCGGACGGCCGGGTGCGCCGCAAGCAGCGCCTGGACCACGGCAACCGCTCGCTGCAGCCGGTGATCCTGGTCAAGGATGCGCAGGCTGCGGTCGTGCTGCAGCGCTTCGCGGGCGAGAGCAGGCCGCCGCGCGCCTGGCGCAGCGCGACCCGCGACGGCGGGCGCACGTGGTCGCCCGTCGAGGCGAGCGATCTCGCGAACCCGAATTCGGCGCTGGCGGCGCTCGCGCTGGAAGACGGCCGCCTGATCGCAGTCGCCAACGACACCGAGGACGAGCGGCTGCGCCTGTCGCTCCTCGTGAGCGAGGACGACGGCCGCCACTGGCGCGCGATCCACCGCTTCGAGGATCGCGAGGCGTTCCTCGGCCGCAGCTTTGGCCCCGACGTGCTGCGCCCCTTGCTGACGCGCGATCTCGAGGCGCTCGGGCCGGGGCCGGCGGCGGAGTCCGTGTTGCGCAATGCGGAGGCGAATCTCTGCCGTGGCGAGACCTGCTCCTGGCAGTACGATTATCCCTACCTCGTGCGCGGCGCCGACGGCGACTTCCACCTCGTGTATACGTGGAACCGCTCCTTCATCCGCCATCTGCGCTTCAACCGGGCCTGGCTGGAGGAAAGACTGTGATCCCCGCACTGTTCGACTCCCTCGCGTGGGCCTGTGCGTTCGCGCTGTGCGTGCCAGGACTTCGCGCGCGGCCCGGAGCCGCTGCAGCGGTGGTGCTCGCGATCGCGACGCTGTTGTGGGTGCCGCTCGGCGGAACGAGCCTGCTGGCGGTGCTGCGCGGTGCCGTCGGGGCCGCATCCGTGGTGACCGCCGCAACGCTGGCGGCCCTGTTGTGCGCGCGCTGCGCATGCGCAAGCGTCTTTCCGCGCGGCGAGCGCGCGCTCGTAGCGGCGCTCGCCGGTATCGGCGGCCTGCTGTTCTATCCGCCAGTGCTGGGGCTTGGAGTCGTGGACCCCTATGCGTGGGGATACGGTGGTGCGGCGATGTCGCTGGCGGTTGGCGCAGTCGCACTCGCCGCTGCCGCGGGCGGTCGCTGGATCCTTGCCGCCGCGCTCGCGGCCGCGCTCGCCATGTGGCGACTGCAGCTGCTCGAATCGACCAACCTGTGGGACTACCTGATCGATCCGCTGCTTGCGTCGGGTGGGCTGATCTGGCTGATCGCCGCCGGTGCGGGACGCGGAAAATCGGCGAAGCGTGCCGGGTACAGCCCCACCGCGGCCAGGTCCTCGGCGAACGCGGGCGAGGTCAGGTAGGCGAGTTCGGTCTCGCGCGGCGTCGTGAGCACGTCGCAGGCGCGCAGCTCGTCATCGACACGGCCCGGGTGCACATGCACGAGCGGCCGCGGCCCGCTGCCTGCGAGGAAGGACTGCATCAACGTCCGGAACGGAATCCGCCCGGAAAAATCGTGCAGCCCCGAGAAGCCGTCGTTCGCGGGCAGGCCGTGGCGCCGCAGCAGCCGGTGCAGGCCGACGCCGAGGGTGGAGATCAGCAAGGCCTTCGGCAGGGCCGTGCGACGGTGCACACAGCGTGTCAGAGGCTCGCAGCAATCGCGTACCCATACCGATCCCGCGGGGTAGCGCCGCAACAGTTCCTCGACGAGCACCTCGCGTATGCCGGGCAACACATGCGCGTGCTGGTGGCCGTCGATGTAGTCCGGCGCGGCGTTCCAGGCGTCCTCGAAAGCATCGAGCTGCGCGCGCAACTCGGTCCGTATCGCCAGCCGCGGCAGCGCCCGTGCGAGCGCAAGCGGCAGGAGCCGCCCCATCGACGGCAGCCGGCCGGCCTGCGCGAATCCGGTCGCCGCGGTGAGCGGCACGTGATCGGTCAGCGTGAGGTGCAAGCCCACGTCGGCCGGGTGCGCCGCGACGGTTTCGCGTAGCAGCCCTGCGCGTCGCTTCCAGTCCGGCAGCGGGGTCATGCAGCTCGTGGCGGACAGGCGCCCGGCCGTGATCAGCCCGGCGATCGCTTCGCTGACGCCCGGCGCGATGCCGTAGTCGTCGGCGCAAACGATGATCGGGCGGGGCGGTCGGCGGTCGGTGGCGGGCTGTTCATTCATGGCCCTCCTTATAGCGGCTCCGGCGTCAACGCGCCAGCGCCCGTTTGCGTTTATCCTGCGAGGTTTGGCGCCTCGCCCATTCATCATCCGCCGGATTAACGTGCCTGCTTCCACCACCCGCGCCGCAATGCGCGTCGCTCCGTCCCCCGTTCCATTGCCGCTGCTGTCGGTCGTGATCCCCCTGTACAACGAAAGCGGTTCGCTCGGGGCCCTGCACGAGCGCCTGAAGGCGGCGATCGCGGGCCTGTCGCTCGCCGGTCACGAGTTCGTGTTCGTCGACGACGGCAGCCGCGACACGACCTTCGACGAGGTCGCGGCGCTGGCGGCCATCGACCCGGCGATCCGGGCGATCCGCTTCGCGCGCAACTTCGGCAAGGAGGCTGCGATGGCCGCCGGCCTGCGTGTGGCGCGCGGCGACATCGTCGTGCTGATGGACGGCGACCTGCAGCATCCGCCCGAGCTCATCCCCGAAATGCTCGCGCGCTGGCAGAACGGCGCGAAGATGGTGACCGCCGTGCGCCGCTCGCGCGACACCGATCCCTGGCTGCGGCGTCAGCTCTCGCGCGGTTTCTACGGGCTGTTCAAGCGCGTCTCGGAGGTCGCGCTGGAAGAGGGGGGCGGCGACTTCCG
This genomic interval carries:
- a CDS encoding glycosyltransferase family 2 protein; translated protein: MRVAPSPVPLPLLSVVIPLYNESGSLGALHERLKAAIAGLSLAGHEFVFVDDGSRDTTFDEVAALAAIDPAIRAIRFARNFGKEAAMAAGLRVARGDIVVLMDGDLQHPPELIPEMLARWQNGAKMVTAVRRSRDTDPWLRRQLSRGFYGLFKRVSEVALEEGGGDFRLFDRAVVDAINSLPERTRFMKGITSWVGFRQETIDFEPAERAAGASAWSLLRLLRYAIDGLSAFSTLPLRVWSMIGVCISGLSVLYGGWLVVRTAIFGIDVPGYASIIVSVLFLSGIQLISLGVLGEYVGRIFTEVKQRPLYLVSERIGFDEAAK
- a CDS encoding sialidase family protein, with protein sequence MNRNASRGLRALACAAIAGVSLWAAWPGFQTAPAAAFVVPATPSRSGEGDVPQLASFVVNAAEPARVHAASIAALPDGRLFSTWFGGSREGATDVKIHGAFFDPAAGRWGEQLTIATPEQTTRDLGRLVRKMGNPVAFMVPSGELWVAYVSVTLGGWATSHLNLIRSSDLGRTWTPATRLVASPFLNLSTLAKGAPVFFADGDIGLPVYHEMAGKFGELLVLTPDGRVRRKQRLDHGNRSLQPVILVKDAQAAVVLQRFAGESRPPRAWRSATRDGGRTWSPVEASDLANPNSALAALALEDGRLIAVANDTEDERLRLSLLVSEDDGRHWRAIHRFEDREAFLGRSFGPDVLRPLLTRDLEALGPGPAAESVLRNAEANLCRGETCSWQYDYPYLVRGADGDFHLVYTWNRSFIRHLRFNRAWLEERL
- the gluQRS gene encoding tRNA glutamyl-Q(34) synthetase GluQRS; the protein is MPPAPPPYIGRFAPSPTGPLHFGSLVAAIGSFLEARSRAGRWLLRIEDVDAPRTVPGAADAIIATLARFGFEWDGEIVWQSRRLDAYRTAFEQLRVAGHVFPCACTRREMADSALARDGSRIYPGTCRTGLPPGRSAHAWRVRAQGTVAFDDRVQGRQEEDLARDVGDFVVLRGDGQFAYQLAVVVDDAAAGVTDVVRGADLLGSTGRQIHLQHLLGVPTPGYAHLPVVVNAAGEKLSKQTLAAPIDALPPGTALAAALAFLGHMPPAELAHGPLATQWAWAIANWKLDRVPRQTQAQAPAGLAATLS
- a CDS encoding ArnT family glycosyltransferase, whose translation is MTPDSRNLYGFYLLLGVVYLGGLCVPLMNNDSAHHATIALHMHLTGDYASLVTQGEPYLDKPHLLFWLAAGAYKLLGVTTFAFKLPSLLFSALAVYATYGLGRVLYSREVGRVAALVLASSLAFILANNDVRMDAVLTGAIAFSIWQLAEFAHYRRWRNLVLAALGLALGFATKGMIGVAMPAIAIFVHLLYRRDWRGLFDPRWLALALLTLALAAPVLWSYHRQFGIDGVKFILWSQNFERLSGGRFGTAGGSDPLFFFHTFLWAFLPWCLLGAAAVWARGRELVAARLRPVPGQEMLTLGTIAVMFGIISSSGFKLPHYLNILLPLFSVLLASWLVPRMRARAPRGAKLAQWLVWGLMGALALALNGWAFPLDRPAVAAGAVVLAFAGTVLARRAQGMARVVLVSVVVAAMFNFLQNFNVYPQLLRYQAGNNLAQALQVRGIDTRGVRHLDARANSFDFYTGQLTRPVTLDELKAAREPVLVYAAEGGRKAIEEAGLRVEVLAENPEFRVTRLNIRFLDPDRREQTLSRHYVLRVTGEGQQ
- a CDS encoding ChbG/HpnK family deacetylase, which codes for MNEQPATDRRPPRPIIVCADDYGIAPGVSEAIAGLITAGRLSATSCMTPLPDWKRRAGLLRETVAAHPADVGLHLTLTDHVPLTAATGFAQAGRLPSMGRLLPLALARALPRLAIRTELRAQLDAFEDAWNAAPDYIDGHQHAHVLPGIREVLVEELLRRYPAGSVWVRDCCEPLTRCVHRRTALPKALLISTLGVGLHRLLRRHGLPANDGFSGLHDFSGRIPFRTLMQSFLAGSGPRPLVHVHPGRVDDELRACDVLTTPRETELAYLTSPAFAEDLAAVGLYPARFADFPRPAPAAISQISPPDASSGSIR